One window of the Perca flavescens isolate YP-PL-M2 chromosome 16, PFLA_1.0, whole genome shotgun sequence genome contains the following:
- the minar2 gene encoding major intrinsically disordered NOTCH2-binding receptor 1-like, which translates to MDISVLPNNNHPEKFLQLDVGMLPATHGMFQVGALVSSQRHWQNRVYSQREQRVKTESWSPPSPEGTRVEFEDRYLEKHITPLTLKSNIKRNPMYMDMRSMEAADNKKSKPSWTVKEYDTQTVHGNLAGYLQVNPRDLDFWLEDLYTPGFDSLLKKKESEHKRKRLCKIIFAIIVSVSAVLIVIIVPVVVLHKNN; encoded by the exons ATGGACATCTCTGTCCTGCCCAACAACAATCACCCAGAGAAGTTCCTCCAGCTGGACGTGGGGATGCTGCCGGCCACACACGGCATGTTCCAGGTCGGGGCACTcgtgtccagtcagagacactGGCAGAACCGAGTCTACTCCCAG AGGGAGCAAAGGGTGAAGACTGAAAGCTGGTCTCCTCCATCCCCAGAGGGCACTCGTGTGGAGTTTGAGGACAGATACCTGGAGAAGCACATCACACCGCTCACTCTCAAGTCCAACATCAAAAGGAACCCTATGTACATGGACATGAGATCCATGGAAGCAGCGGACAACAAGAAGTCCAAGCCTTCCTGGACTGTCAAGGAGTACGACACACAAACAGTCCACGGAAACCTGGCAGGTTATCTACAGGTAAA tcCTAGAGATCTGGACTTCTGGCTCGAGGATCTCTACACACCAGGATTTGACTCTTTACTGAAGAAGAAAGAATCagaacacaaaagaaaaagactttGTAAAATTATTTTTGCGATCATTGTGTCTGTTAGCGCAGTACTTATCGTTATCATAGTGCCAGTTGTGGTTCTACACAAGAACAACTGA